The genomic window CGGCGTTTTCGTTGAAACTCATCAAAAAAGGCCTGGCCATGGCCGCCGGTGAAGTCAGCCTGGAAGCCCTGATGGATTATGAAATCGAAGCCTGTCTGGCCTGCGTATCCACCAAGGAACGTCAGACCTCTCTGGATGAATTTGCCCAGCGCAAAAAATAAAGGAAGGAACCCATGCTGGAACATGTATTGAATGCAAGATCCGTCGCCATTATCGGTGCATCCAAAAATAAGACCAAACGAGGCTATCAGGCCATTAAAACCCTTCTGGCAGACGGGTATGAAGGGGAGATCTATCCGGTCAATCCCAAGGAAGATTTCATTCTGGGGTTGAAATGCTATAAAGATATCACCGATATTCCGGAAAAAGTGGATCTGGCTTTGATCACCACCCCGGCCAGAACTATTCCCAAAATACTGGAAAACTGCGGTGCCAAAGGCGTGGCCGGGGCCGTGATTATTGCCGGCGGATTCCGGGAACTGGGAGAAAAAGGGCGCGTTCTGGAACAGGAAATGGTGGATGCGGCCAAAGCCAATCAGGTCCGGCTGATCGGTCCCAATACGTCAGGCATGATCAACCTGAAATCCCGCATGAACCTGGTGGGTATCCAGGATCCCCCCGAAGGCAGTATCGCGTTGCTGTGCCAGAGCGGCAACATGGCCCTGACCCTGATCACTGAAGCCACCATCCGCAAGCACGGCGGATTCACCTATTATGTGGGTGTGGGCAATGAATCGGACATCAAATTTCATGAATATCTGGCGTTTTTCCGAAATGATCCGGACACCAAAGCGATTCTCATGTATGTGGAAGGCATGAGCCAGGGGCGGGAATTTTTGCAGGAAGCCTACAACACCAGTATTGAAAAGCCCATTATCCTGCTCAAAAGCGGCCGGTCTGACAAGGGCAGGAAATCCGCCGGATCCCATACCGGGTCTCTGGCCGGTATGGGCCAGGTGGCCAAGGCCGCATATGAACGGGCCGGGATTATTGTGATCGAAAACTCGGATGAACTGTTTCCCGTGGCCGAAACCCTGTCCAGCCAGCCGCCGGTGAAAAACAATGCCATTGCCGTGCTGGCCGACGGCGGGGGGCATGCCACCATTGCCGCGGACCTGTTGACCGACTATGGTATCGAACTGGCAGATCTGTCTGAAAAAACAAAGGAAAATTTGAAAAAGATTCTGCCGGAAGCCGCGTCCGTGGCCAACCCCGTGGATGTGGCCGGCGGCACGGATGCAGATCCCAGCATTTTTGCGGACTGCGCCAAGATTCTGCTCAAGGATCCGGCCGTGGGAGGGCTTCTCATGGTGGGACTGTTCGGCGGATATGGGATCCGGTTTGAAAAAAGTCTGGCCATCGGCGAAGAACAGGCAGCCCATCGCCTGGGCGCCATGGGCAGAAAACGCAGCAAACCCATTTTTGTGCACTCGCTATACAGTGCCTACGATTCCCATGCTCTGGACCTGTTGCGCCACTATGATATCCCGGTGCATGATTCCCTGGATATTGCCTGCAAGAGCATGGCCTGCCTGTGCACCTATGGGAATTATCTGAAAACCTACCATGCCAAAACCAATTTTGTGTTCAACTGGCGGGAAAAGGCCAAACCCGAAGGGAAAGCCATCATTCAGGCAGCCGTGGATGAAGGCCGTCATGTGCTGCTGGAGCATGAAGCCAAGCAGCTGATCAAACTCCACGGTGCCCCCACATCTGTGGGAGGAATGGCAAAAACGGCGGACGAGGCTGTGGACATCGCCCGAAAGATCGACGGCCATGTGGTCATGAAAATCGTATCTCCGGATATTTTGCACAAAAGTGATGCCAACGGCGTGATGCTCAATATCGGGGATGATTCCCAGGTAAAAGCCGCGTTCGATATTATCATTGAAAATGCCCGGATATACAATCCCAAAGCAGATATCAGAGGGGTGCTCGTAGCACCC from Desulfotignum phosphitoxidans DSM 13687 includes these protein-coding regions:
- a CDS encoding acetate--CoA ligase family protein — translated: MLEHVLNARSVAIIGASKNKTKRGYQAIKTLLADGYEGEIYPVNPKEDFILGLKCYKDITDIPEKVDLALITTPARTIPKILENCGAKGVAGAVIIAGGFRELGEKGRVLEQEMVDAAKANQVRLIGPNTSGMINLKSRMNLVGIQDPPEGSIALLCQSGNMALTLITEATIRKHGGFTYYVGVGNESDIKFHEYLAFFRNDPDTKAILMYVEGMSQGREFLQEAYNTSIEKPIILLKSGRSDKGRKSAGSHTGSLAGMGQVAKAAYERAGIIVIENSDELFPVAETLSSQPPVKNNAIAVLADGGGHATIAADLLTDYGIELADLSEKTKENLKKILPEAASVANPVDVAGGTDADPSIFADCAKILLKDPAVGGLLMVGLFGGYGIRFEKSLAIGEEQAAHRLGAMGRKRSKPIFVHSLYSAYDSHALDLLRHYDIPVHDSLDIACKSMACLCTYGNYLKTYHAKTNFVFNWREKAKPEGKAIIQAAVDEGRHVLLEHEAKQLIKLHGAPTSVGGMAKTADEAVDIARKIDGHVVMKIVSPDILHKSDANGVMLNIGDDSQVKAAFDIIIENARIYNPKADIRGVLVAPMAAKGLEVIIGTKIDEQFGPVIMYGLGGIMVEIMKDVTFWVLPVSPASCKKMIEDTRSSVILSGVRGQKGYDKKTLRKLLGICSELVESYPEIQEMDFNPIILYENGLDVVDARIILKK